A single Micromonospora luteifusca DNA region contains:
- a CDS encoding winged helix DNA-binding domain-containing protein, with protein MTRELTASEALDLRMTSLLLRAHPSARPGGVADVVEWFGAMQAQDLASGLWSLGARLPGRTVADVQAALERREALRTWPMRGTVHLVPPADARWMLELTGVRSLAGAATRRAQLGLTDADADRAVDVLGAALAGGGRLTRGECLAVFRAAGVATDGQRGYHLLWYASVRGVTCVAPNVGTEQTFALLDEWAPEQRHLDRDEALALLAHRYARGHGPVTAREFAGWSGLTLTDARRGLAAAADVLRTVRVEDEPMHVDAALADIALADARTSLDDVLALPGFDEYLLGYRDRTLMLDPAHQAAVVPGNNGIFQATVVRAGRVVGVWKRKIGRSGVTVTIQPLTTLDAATRARVEQALGRYADFLGLPARYDWLA; from the coding sequence ATGACCAGGGAACTCACGGCATCCGAGGCGCTCGACCTGCGGATGACGAGCCTGCTGTTGCGGGCCCACCCGAGCGCCCGACCCGGTGGCGTCGCCGACGTGGTCGAGTGGTTCGGCGCGATGCAGGCGCAGGATCTGGCGAGTGGCCTGTGGTCGTTGGGCGCTCGGCTGCCGGGGCGGACCGTCGCCGACGTGCAGGCGGCGCTGGAGCGGCGCGAGGCGCTGCGCACGTGGCCGATGCGGGGCACCGTGCACCTCGTCCCACCCGCCGACGCCCGCTGGATGCTGGAGCTGACCGGCGTCCGCTCGCTGGCGGGCGCGGCGACCCGCCGGGCGCAGCTCGGGCTCACCGACGCGGACGCGGACCGGGCGGTGGACGTGCTCGGCGCCGCGTTGGCCGGCGGGGGCCGGCTCACTCGGGGCGAGTGCCTGGCGGTCTTTCGCGCGGCGGGTGTGGCGACCGACGGTCAGCGCGGCTACCACCTGCTCTGGTACGCGAGTGTGCGCGGGGTGACCTGCGTGGCACCCAACGTCGGCACCGAGCAGACCTTCGCTCTGCTCGACGAGTGGGCGCCCGAGCAACGCCACCTGGATCGGGACGAGGCGCTGGCCCTGCTCGCCCACCGCTACGCCCGCGGGCACGGGCCGGTCACTGCCCGCGAGTTCGCCGGCTGGAGCGGCCTCACCCTGACCGACGCGCGGCGCGGGCTCGCCGCCGCCGCCGACGTGCTGCGCACCGTACGGGTGGAGGACGAGCCGATGCACGTCGACGCGGCGCTGGCCGACATCGCGTTGGCGGACGCGCGGACGTCGCTGGACGACGTGCTCGCGCTGCCCGGGTTCGATGAGTACCTGCTCGGCTACCGGGACCGCACGCTGATGCTCGACCCGGCGCACCAGGCGGCCGTGGTGCCGGGCAACAACGGCATCTTCCAGGCCACGGTGGTGCGCGCCGGCCGGGTCGTGGGGGTGTGGAAGCGCAAGATCGGCCGGTCCGGGGTCACTGTGACGATCCAGCCGCTGACGACGCTGGACGCTGCCACGCGCGCCCGGGTGGAGCAGGCGCTGGGGCGGTACGCCGACTTCCTCGGGCTGCCGGCCCGCTACGACTGGTTGGCCTGA
- a CDS encoding ABC transporter ATP-binding protein, with protein MADIVLDKVSKSFPDGTVAVQDVDLEIADGEFVILVGPSGCGKSTTLNMIAGLEDISSGELRIAGQRVNDKAPRDRDIAMVFQSYALYPNMTVRENMAFPLRLAKLDKETINQKVDEAAKVLELVPLLDRKPANLSGGQRQRVAMGRAIVRQPKAFLMDEPLSNLDAKLRVQMRTVVSRLQKKLGTTTVYVTHDQTEAMTLGDRVVIMRGGAVQQVGAPQELYDHPRNLFVAGFIGSPSMNFLHAAVQDGGLHTALGDVPLGDRVRRELEAADAPRELILGIRPEHFEDAELVDHDTRRRGIEFEAPADIVESMGSDKYVYFTVEGERASAAELEELAADAGAADFAGAGGNLVTRLSAESPVVEGQSRRVWFNLEKIHLFDPANGRNLTLHEGRAAGALAD; from the coding sequence ATGGCTGACATCGTGCTCGACAAGGTGAGCAAGAGTTTCCCGGACGGGACCGTCGCCGTGCAGGACGTCGACCTGGAGATCGCCGACGGCGAGTTCGTGATCCTGGTCGGACCCTCGGGCTGCGGTAAGTCCACCACCCTCAACATGATCGCCGGTTTGGAGGACATCAGCTCCGGCGAACTGCGCATCGCCGGGCAGCGCGTCAACGACAAGGCTCCCCGAGACCGGGACATCGCCATGGTGTTCCAGTCGTACGCGCTCTACCCGAACATGACAGTGCGGGAGAACATGGCGTTCCCCCTGCGGCTGGCGAAGCTGGACAAGGAGACCATCAACCAGAAGGTCGACGAGGCGGCGAAGGTGCTGGAACTGGTTCCGCTGCTCGACCGCAAACCCGCCAACCTCTCCGGCGGTCAGCGTCAGCGGGTGGCGATGGGCCGGGCGATCGTCCGTCAGCCGAAGGCGTTCCTGATGGACGAGCCACTGTCCAACCTCGACGCCAAGCTGCGGGTGCAGATGCGCACGGTGGTGTCCCGGTTGCAGAAGAAGCTCGGCACCACCACCGTCTACGTCACCCACGACCAGACCGAGGCGATGACCCTCGGCGACCGGGTGGTAATCATGCGCGGCGGCGCGGTGCAGCAGGTCGGTGCTCCACAGGAGCTGTACGACCACCCGCGCAACCTCTTCGTGGCCGGCTTCATCGGTTCGCCGTCGATGAACTTCCTGCACGCCGCCGTGCAGGACGGCGGGCTGCACACCGCACTGGGCGATGTGCCGCTCGGCGACCGGGTACGCCGCGAACTGGAGGCAGCGGACGCGCCCCGCGAGCTGATCCTCGGCATCCGCCCCGAGCACTTCGAGGACGCCGAGCTGGTCGACCACGACACCCGTCGCCGGGGCATCGAGTTCGAGGCGCCGGCGGACATCGTCGAGTCGATGGGCTCGGACAAGTACGTCTACTTCACCGTGGAGGGGGAGCGGGCCAGCGCCGCCGAGCTGGAGGAGTTGGCCGCCGACGCCGGTGCGGCCGACTTCGCCGGTGCCGGCGGCAACCTCGTCACCCGGCTGTCCGCCGAGTCACCAGTTGTCGAGGGGCAGTCGCGCCGGGTCTGGTTCAACCTGGAGAAGATCCACCTGTTCGACCCGGCCAACGGCCGCAACTTGACCCTGCACGAGGGTCGGGCGGCCGGCGCGCTCGCCGACTGA
- a CDS encoding carbohydrate ABC transporter permease has translation MAVETTARAKVRWGLLDVLVVVFAMVPVLWIASLSFKTPATLTDGKFIPREWTLDNYRTIFETDQFVRALVNSIGIALIATLIAVVLGAMAAYAISRLDFPGKRLLVGVSLLIAMFPQVSLVSPLFEIERQLKIFDTWPGLILPYITFALPLAIYTLSAFFKQIPWDLEKAAKMDGATQAQAFRRVIAPLAAPGLFTTAILVFIFCWNDFLFAISLTSTERSRTVPAALSFFTGASQFEDPTGAICAAAVVITVPIILFVLFFQRRIVSGLTSGAVKG, from the coding sequence ATGGCTGTCGAAACCACTGCGCGGGCGAAGGTGCGCTGGGGTCTGCTGGACGTCCTCGTGGTCGTCTTCGCGATGGTCCCGGTGCTGTGGATCGCCTCGCTGTCGTTCAAGACGCCGGCCACCCTCACCGACGGGAAGTTCATCCCCCGGGAGTGGACGCTGGACAACTACCGGACGATCTTCGAAACCGACCAGTTCGTCCGGGCGCTGGTCAACTCGATCGGCATCGCGTTGATCGCCACGCTGATCGCGGTGGTGCTCGGCGCGATGGCCGCGTACGCGATCAGCCGGCTGGACTTCCCCGGCAAGCGGCTGCTGGTCGGCGTCTCGCTGCTCATCGCGATGTTCCCGCAGGTGTCGCTGGTGTCGCCGCTGTTCGAGATCGAGCGTCAGCTCAAGATCTTCGACACCTGGCCCGGGCTGATCCTGCCGTACATCACCTTCGCGCTGCCGCTGGCGATCTACACGCTGTCGGCGTTCTTCAAACAGATCCCGTGGGATCTGGAAAAAGCGGCGAAGATGGACGGCGCCACCCAGGCGCAGGCGTTCCGGCGGGTGATCGCTCCGCTGGCCGCGCCCGGGTTGTTCACCACGGCGATCCTGGTCTTCATCTTCTGTTGGAACGACTTCCTGTTCGCCATCTCGCTGACCTCCACCGAGCGGTCACGCACCGTGCCGGCCGCGTTGTCGTTCTTCACCGGCGCGTCGCAGTTCGAGGACCCCACCGGGGCGATCTGCGCCGCCGCCGTGGTGATCACCGTTCCGATCATCCTGTTCGTCCTCTTCTTCCAGCGCCGCATCGTGTCCGGCCTGACCTCCGGCGCAGTCAAGGGATAG
- a CDS encoding carbohydrate ABC transporter permease → MSINATPTGADVAADETSGSTGQRATVPTQRGSRRKSPLSENKKAERKLGLLLCAPAALVMVAVTAYPIIYSFWLSLQRYDLRFPDQREFIGLENYVTVLSNEFWWTAFGVTTLITVVTVAVELVLGMGLAIIMHRTLVGRGLVRTSALIPYGIVTVVAAFSWRYAWTPGTGYLADLFSDGAPLTERASALAIIMLAEIWKTTPFMALLLMAGLALVPEDLLKAASTDGATAWQKFTKVMLPVMKPAILVALLFRTLDAFRVFDNIFVLTAGGNETSSVSMLAYNNLLRGLNLGIGSTMSVLIFITVAIIAFVFVKLFGTAAPGSDDSERR, encoded by the coding sequence GTGAGCATCAACGCCACGCCGACCGGCGCCGATGTCGCCGCCGACGAGACCAGCGGATCCACCGGCCAGCGTGCCACCGTGCCCACCCAACGCGGCAGCCGTCGCAAGTCGCCGTTGAGCGAGAACAAGAAGGCCGAACGCAAGCTCGGCCTGCTGCTCTGCGCGCCCGCGGCGCTGGTCATGGTCGCAGTGACCGCGTACCCGATCATCTATTCGTTCTGGCTGTCGTTGCAGCGCTACGACCTGCGCTTCCCGGACCAGCGCGAGTTCATCGGCCTGGAGAACTACGTCACCGTGCTCAGCAACGAGTTCTGGTGGACCGCGTTCGGGGTGACAACGCTGATCACGGTGGTCACCGTGGCCGTCGAGCTGGTGCTCGGCATGGGCCTGGCGATCATCATGCACCGCACCCTGGTCGGTCGCGGCCTGGTCCGGACCTCGGCGCTGATCCCGTACGGGATCGTCACCGTGGTCGCCGCGTTCTCCTGGCGGTACGCCTGGACGCCCGGCACCGGCTACCTGGCCGACCTGTTCAGTGACGGTGCGCCGCTCACAGAACGGGCCAGCGCCCTGGCGATCATCATGCTCGCGGAGATCTGGAAGACCACCCCGTTCATGGCGCTGCTGCTGATGGCCGGGCTGGCGCTGGTGCCGGAGGACCTGCTCAAGGCGGCCTCCACCGACGGCGCGACCGCCTGGCAGAAGTTCACGAAGGTGATGCTGCCGGTGATGAAGCCGGCGATCCTGGTCGCGCTGCTGTTCCGCACGCTGGACGCGTTCCGGGTCTTCGACAACATCTTCGTGCTCACCGCCGGAGGCAACGAGACGTCGTCGGTGTCGATGCTCGCCTACAACAACCTGCTCCGGGGTCTCAACCTCGGTATCGGCTCGACGATGTCGGTGCTGATCTTCATCACCGTGGCGATCATCGCCTTCGTCTTCGTGAAGCTGTTCGGCACCGCTGCCCCCGGCAGCGACGACTCCGAGAGGCGCTGA
- a CDS encoding ABC transporter substrate-binding protein, producing the protein MTDPETARHRRRPIVRLGAAAAAMALLAPLAACGADDTGGPPTLNLYYPPEQNLQKVVDDCNAQAQGRYEIAYRVLPRQADDQRVQMVRRLAAEDSGMDLLGLDVTWTQEFASADWIREWTGQDKAEVEQGTLAGPLETARYEDKLYAAPKNTNVQLLWYRKDLVPQPPTTWDQMISAAQQLKDQGKPYQVLTMGAQYEGLVVLYNTLAESAGGKILNDDGTKAEMDEGTVRALEQLRRFATSGVTSPSFSNATEDPVRLEFQSGSGAFQVNWPFVYPALQEADPELAKQVGWARIPGVDEGTPSKVTIGGVNLAVSSYSKHPELSFEAARCIRSAEHQKFSAINDGVPPTIEEVYDEPEMTEAYPMKDTILEELKDPATRPLTPAYQSISTVMSAILSPPSGIRPQQTADELRDAIADALQSKGVLP; encoded by the coding sequence ATGACGGACCCCGAAACGGCTCGACACCGGCGTCGGCCGATTGTTCGGCTCGGAGCGGCGGCCGCCGCGATGGCGCTGCTCGCGCCGCTGGCCGCGTGCGGCGCGGACGACACTGGTGGCCCACCGACACTCAACCTGTATTACCCGCCCGAGCAGAACCTGCAGAAGGTCGTCGACGACTGCAACGCCCAGGCCCAGGGGCGGTACGAGATCGCCTACCGGGTGCTGCCCCGGCAGGCCGACGACCAGCGGGTGCAGATGGTGCGCCGGCTGGCCGCCGAGGACAGCGGGATGGACCTGCTCGGCCTGGACGTGACCTGGACCCAGGAGTTCGCCAGCGCCGACTGGATCCGCGAGTGGACCGGCCAGGACAAGGCCGAGGTCGAGCAGGGCACCCTCGCCGGGCCGCTGGAGACCGCCCGCTACGAAGACAAGCTGTACGCGGCGCCGAAGAACACCAACGTCCAACTGCTCTGGTACCGCAAGGACCTGGTGCCCCAGCCGCCGACGACCTGGGACCAGATGATCAGCGCGGCCCAGCAGCTGAAGGACCAGGGCAAGCCGTACCAGGTGCTCACCATGGGCGCCCAGTACGAGGGTCTGGTCGTCCTCTACAACACCCTGGCCGAGAGCGCCGGTGGGAAGATCCTCAACGACGACGGCACGAAGGCCGAGATGGACGAGGGCACGGTTCGGGCGCTGGAGCAGCTCCGCCGCTTCGCCACGTCGGGCGTGACCTCGCCGTCGTTCAGCAACGCCACCGAGGACCCGGTGCGGCTGGAGTTCCAGTCCGGCTCGGGCGCGTTCCAGGTGAACTGGCCGTTCGTCTACCCGGCCCTGCAGGAGGCGGACCCGGAGCTGGCCAAGCAGGTCGGCTGGGCCCGGATCCCCGGCGTCGACGAGGGCACCCCCAGCAAGGTCACCATCGGCGGGGTCAACCTGGCGGTCAGCTCCTACTCGAAGCACCCGGAGCTGTCGTTCGAGGCCGCCCGGTGCATCCGTAGCGCCGAGCACCAGAAGTTCTCCGCCATCAACGACGGTGTGCCACCCACCATCGAGGAGGTCTACGACGAGCCGGAGATGACCGAGGCGTACCCCATGAAGGACACCATCCTGGAGGAGCTGAAGGACCCGGCGACCCGTCCGCTGACCCCGGCCTACCAGAGCATCTCCACAGTGATGTCGGCGATCCTGTCCCCGCCGTCGGGCATCCGCCCGCAGCAGACCGCGGACGAGCTGCGCGACGCCATCGCCGACGCCCTCCAGTCGAAGGGGGTCCTGCCGTGA
- a CDS encoding helix-turn-helix domain-containing protein — protein MGTVTDYVLEELRLFRAATGLSQDDFGKGIGYSGSHVSSVETGGRPPTKEYMRAVDAHHETSGRFLRMLERLAQLDAEPAWLREWIEFEREATTLRWFELAYVPGLLQTERYARATLAGGRFDAEDVDRIVASRLERQAILQRPRPPQLIAVLDEAVLRRPVLDQPGLMVEQCEHLVKLAAAEHIQVHIVPADAGMYLGMGGQFILAEMPDGERVTYADNQLTAQIVDAPADVAKLAKTWEIVRNEALPRRQSIDLIKEVAKSWTC, from the coding sequence ATGGGGACCGTCACCGACTACGTGCTGGAGGAGCTACGCCTGTTCCGGGCGGCGACAGGGCTCAGTCAGGACGACTTCGGCAAGGGCATCGGGTATTCGGGCTCGCACGTCAGCTCGGTGGAGACCGGCGGACGACCACCCACAAAGGAGTACATGCGGGCTGTCGACGCCCACCACGAGACCAGCGGACGATTCCTGCGCATGCTGGAGAGGTTGGCCCAGCTCGACGCAGAGCCGGCCTGGCTCCGCGAGTGGATCGAGTTCGAGCGGGAGGCGACCACGCTGCGCTGGTTCGAGCTGGCGTACGTGCCGGGTCTGCTCCAGACCGAGCGGTACGCCCGCGCGACGCTGGCCGGTGGCCGGTTCGACGCGGAGGACGTGGACCGGATTGTCGCCTCCCGGCTGGAGCGGCAGGCGATCCTCCAGCGTCCTCGCCCGCCTCAGCTCATCGCCGTCCTGGACGAGGCCGTGCTGCGTCGGCCGGTGCTCGACCAGCCGGGGCTGATGGTCGAGCAGTGTGAGCACCTGGTCAAACTGGCGGCGGCGGAGCATATCCAGGTGCACATCGTGCCGGCGGATGCTGGTATGTACCTGGGGATGGGCGGCCAGTTCATCCTCGCCGAGATGCCGGACGGCGAGCGCGTGACCTATGCCGACAACCAGCTCACCGCGCAGATCGTCGATGCGCCGGCCGACGTCGCTAAGCTGGCGAAGACATGGGAGATCGTGCGGAACGAAGCGCTTCCGCGCCGGCAGTCAATCGACCTGATCAAGGAAGTGGCGAAGTCATGGACATGCTGA
- a CDS encoding DUF397 domain-containing protein, translating into MLTPQWRKSTRSGGNGGACVEVADNLPHVVLVRDTKDRDGGTLHVDPAAWKAFVGYARQHGS; encoded by the coding sequence ATGCTGACCCCGCAGTGGCGGAAGTCGACCAGGTCCGGCGGCAACGGCGGTGCCTGTGTCGAGGTCGCCGACAACCTGCCGCACGTGGTCCTGGTGCGCGACACCAAGGACCGCGACGGCGGCACCCTGCACGTCGACCCGGCGGCCTGGAAGGCGTTCGTCGGTTACGCCAGGCAGCACGGATCGTGA
- a CDS encoding VOC family protein: protein MIARFKDLCLDAADPLALGAFWARVLNADVADAGDGDTRVDPRSARSNAESIWVNRVPEPRVGKTRVHLDLRLADAEPAALLADGARVVREPDSHAHWWVLDDPEGNEFCAFPAKEGTRPGPFELVVDSTDPAAQATWWAGVLGGAVEYGSTDSSVVDASGFPWDYWVFTGVPEPKTVKNRLHWDVDLVDPEPTALIGAGATLLREPSARSNWWVLADPEGNEFCAFAPRSIG from the coding sequence GTGATCGCACGCTTCAAGGATCTCTGTCTGGATGCCGCGGACCCGCTCGCCCTGGGCGCCTTCTGGGCCCGGGTGCTCAACGCAGACGTGGCCGACGCCGGCGACGGCGACACCCGGGTCGACCCCCGCTCGGCACGCTCGAACGCCGAGTCGATCTGGGTCAACCGGGTGCCCGAGCCTCGGGTCGGCAAGACCCGCGTACACCTGGATCTGCGGTTGGCCGACGCGGAGCCGGCGGCGTTGCTCGCGGATGGCGCCCGAGTGGTCCGCGAACCGGACAGCCACGCGCACTGGTGGGTGCTCGACGACCCGGAGGGCAACGAATTCTGCGCGTTCCCCGCCAAGGAAGGCACCCGGCCCGGCCCGTTCGAGCTGGTCGTCGACTCGACCGACCCGGCCGCCCAGGCGACCTGGTGGGCTGGTGTGCTCGGCGGTGCCGTCGAGTACGGGTCGACCGACTCGTCGGTGGTCGACGCCTCCGGCTTCCCCTGGGACTACTGGGTCTTCACCGGGGTGCCCGAGCCCAAGACGGTCAAGAACCGGCTGCACTGGGACGTCGATCTGGTCGACCCGGAGCCCACCGCGCTGATCGGCGCCGGTGCGACGCTGTTGCGGGAGCCCAGCGCGCGCAGCAACTGGTGGGTGCTGGCCGACCCGGAGGGCAACGAGTTCTGTGCCTTCGCACCGCGGTCTATTGGGTGA
- a CDS encoding HAD family hydrolase has product MTVSETARRQAQVLIFDADDTLWENNVVFERVIDDFLEWLDHPTLDRAEIRMILDDIERANAVAHGYGSKVFLRSLAECLERLRERPTTDAERKEIDRLSMALVEHRVELMPGVADALDELAGRYELLLLTKGDRAEQQRKLDACGLLHHFRAAHIVAEKTVETYRWLVREHGFDPSGAWMIGNSPKSDILPARAAGLNAVFIPNENTWVLEDDELDPTDAGVLRLAAFRDLLRHF; this is encoded by the coding sequence ATGACGGTCAGCGAGACGGCCCGGCGGCAGGCACAGGTGCTGATCTTCGACGCGGACGACACGTTGTGGGAGAACAACGTCGTCTTCGAGCGGGTGATCGACGACTTCCTCGAGTGGCTCGACCACCCCACCCTGGATCGGGCCGAGATCCGGATGATCCTCGACGACATCGAGCGGGCCAATGCGGTGGCACACGGGTACGGCAGCAAGGTCTTCCTGCGCAGTCTGGCCGAGTGCCTGGAGCGGCTGCGTGAGCGGCCCACCACCGACGCCGAGCGCAAGGAGATCGACCGGCTGTCGATGGCCCTCGTCGAGCACCGGGTCGAGCTGATGCCCGGCGTGGCCGACGCGCTCGACGAGCTGGCCGGCCGGTACGAACTGCTGCTGCTGACCAAGGGGGACCGGGCGGAGCAGCAACGCAAGCTGGACGCCTGCGGGCTGCTGCACCACTTCCGGGCCGCGCACATCGTCGCCGAGAAGACCGTCGAGACGTACCGGTGGCTGGTGCGGGAACACGGCTTCGACCCGTCCGGTGCCTGGATGATCGGCAACTCCCCGAAGTCGGATATCCTGCCGGCGCGGGCTGCCGGGCTGAACGCGGTGTTCATTCCGAACGAGAACACCTGGGTGTTGGAAGACGACGAGCTGGACCCGACCGACGCCGGTGTCCTGCGGCTGGCCGCGTTCCGCGACCTGCTGCGGCACTTCTGA